The genomic stretch CAGGTCCTGGAAGAGAGCCGGCTTTCCATTACCCGCGGTGAGATAGCGCCTTCCTTCGACACCCTGGTGGATCAGATCAACTCTCGTGTCAGATTGCTGGCAGAGCCCAGCCTCGTTCCCGTGATCAACGCCACCGGCGTTGTCCTGCATACCAACCTGGGCCGGGCACCCCTCAGCCGGGAGACTATGGCGGCGATGGAACTGGCTTCCAGGGGGTACAATAACCTGGAACTCGATCTGGAAACCGGCGAGCGAGGCTCTCGCCAGGTTCATGTTTCGTCCCTACTCTGTAGATTGACCGGGGCTGAAGCCGCCCTGGTGGTAAACAACAATGCCTCGGGGGTGCTCCTGGCCCTAACCGCTCTCGCCCGGAGGAAAGAGGTCATTGTTTCCCGGGGACAGGCCGTGGAAATTGGCGGTGGTTTCCGCATCCCGGACGTCATGAGGCAAAGTGGGGCCAAACTGGTGGAGGTGGGAACTACCAACTGCACCTACCTTTCGGACTACGAGCAGGCGATCACCCCCCGGACAGCGGCGCTGCTGCGGGTTCATTCCAGTAACTTCAAGATAGTCGGCTTCACCCAGGAGGTAGTCCTGGAGGAACTGGTCCGACTGGGAAGACAGCATGATCTCCTGGTGCTGGACGATCTGGGCAGCGGTTGTCTCCTGGATACCGCCAGCTTCGGCCTGAATCCTGAGCCCAAGATTCAGGATAGCATAGCCGCCGGAGTAGGGCTGGCCTTCTTCTCCGGGGACAAGCTCATGGGGGGGCCGCAGGCAGGCATCATAGTGGGGAAGAAGCAACTGGTCGGTAGGCTGGAGAAGCATCCTCTGGCGCGGGCAGTCCGCATCGACAAGATAAGGCTGGCGGGCTTGGCCGCTACCCTGCTGCACTACGTCAAAGGGGAGGCCGAGCGGAAAA from Chloroflexota bacterium encodes the following:
- a CDS encoding L-seryl-tRNA(Sec) selenium transferase — its product is MDYRNLPSVDRLISEERLTSLEGVYSRSLVVEAARQVLEESRLSITRGEIAPSFDTLVDQINSRVRLLAEPSLVPVINATGVVLHTNLGRAPLSRETMAAMELASRGYNNLELDLETGERGSRQVHVSSLLCRLTGAEAALVVNNNASGVLLALTALARRKEVIVSRGQAVEIGGGFRIPDVMRQSGAKLVEVGTTNCTYLSDYEQAITPRTAALLRVHSSNFKIVGFTQEVVLEELVRLGRQHDLLVLDDLGSGCLLDTASFGLNPEPKIQDSIAAGVGLAFFSGDKLMGGPQAGIIVGKKQLVGRLEKHPLARAVRIDKIRLAGLAATLLHYVKGEAERKIPVWQMISTSLAEIERRAQKWGQRFAGLATVTDGESVVGGGSLPGSTLPTKLLAIKPPGKGKGPSVVQRLAAELRAQKSPVMARIEGNCLLLDPRTVPPEEDAALLAALSSALSRLGLA